The Penaeus chinensis breed Huanghai No. 1 chromosome 16, ASM1920278v2, whole genome shotgun sequence genome window below encodes:
- the LOC125033631 gene encoding uncharacterized protein LOC125033631 — protein sequence MTGRGHELVDLMERRKVKAMCLQETKWKGSKARELGDGFKLFYVGEDGRSWVGFVLDYELRRPSDRIIWLKVEIGEIIVNIMSAYAPQQGCTDEEKEKFWEELDEEVRKVPAEEKFWVGGDFNGHVGSDNTGREETVGRYCYCDKNYGGEELVAFAIRHLWIVNTFYKKAPRHKITYQTKRAVAVAKARAYERLYEDLDTAEGMEKVLRMAKQKDKNSKDIYQMKLINSEEGYVLTKDEEILERWRTSFMRLMNEENPREVQDGEQAENWKEVEAITEDKVKRALKKM from the exons ATGACTGGCAGGGGCCATGAGCTAGTGGACCTGATGGAGAGGCGAAAGGTAAAGGCAATGTGCCTGCAGGAGACGAAGTGGAAAGGAAGCAAGGCTAGAGAACTGGGAGATGGCTTCAAACTGTTCTATGTCGGAGAGGACGGAAGGAGTTGGGTTGGCTTTGTCCTGGACTACGAACTCAGGAGACCTTCAGATCGAATCATCTGGCTAAAGGTGGAGATAGGGGAAATCATAGTTAATATCATGAGCGCATACGCCCCACAGCAAGGTTGcacagatgaagaaaaggagaagttttGGGAGGAGCTGGACGAGGAGGTAAGAAAAGTACCAGCTGAAGAGAAATTCTGGGTTGGCGGAGACTTCAATGGACACGTTGGCAGTGACAACACAGGCAGAGAAGAAACAGTTGGCAGATATTGTTACTGTGACAAAAATTATGGTGGCGAAGAGCTTGTGGCATTCGCGATAAGACACCTGTGGATTGTGAACACATTCTACAAGAAAGCCCCAAGACACAAAATCACCTACCAAA CAAAGAGAGCAGTGGCAGTGGCGAAAGCAAGAGCGTATGAGCGGCTATATGAAGACCTGGATACTGCAGAGGGCATGGAAAAGGTATTGAGGATGGCGAAGCAGAAGGATAAGAACTCGAAGGATATCTATCAGATGAAACTGATAAACAGTGAGGAAGGATATGTGCTGACGAAAGATGAAGAGATCCTGGAAAGGTGGCGGACATCCTTCATGAGACTCATGAACGAAGAAAATCCAAGGGAAGTGCAAGATGGGGAGCAAGCTGAGAACTGGAAAGAGGTAGAAGCCATCACGGAAGACAAGGTGAAGAGAGCGCTCAAGAAGATGTAA